From a single Lactococcus allomyrinae genomic region:
- a CDS encoding YeiH family protein produces the protein MGTPTAKSPVQTLKRNIWPGLIICAIIGLACMIEGVYFPALSANLLAILLGFAARNLLSIPETLEPGIGVAAKRLLRWGVALLGLQVSLSTVLGLGWGVIITDICAVSITFVATFFLGRLLGIDEDLVTLIASGFSICGAAAVAGIQGTVKATEEKVAAAVALVVLFGTIMIGVGPLIYHLLGMSLGNGATLIGGSTHEVAQAAAAAGIAGGGALLTTAILVKLFRVALLAPVVFLLGIFRRKEVEIIDKHELYQEGTKVKRPALLPLFVVGFIILMFIATLNVIPKPIAANIKLLQQFFLTTAMFALGLGVHIKSLRKLGFKPLLLGLFSTIIIILVVLVCISLGLGARI, from the coding sequence TTGGGAACTCCTACCGCAAAATCTCCTGTCCAAACTCTAAAAAGAAATATTTGGCCTGGATTAATCATTTGTGCCATTATTGGTCTTGCTTGTATGATTGAAGGTGTCTATTTTCCAGCCCTCAGTGCAAATTTATTGGCAATTTTATTGGGATTCGCTGCTCGCAATCTTTTATCTATTCCAGAAACTCTCGAACCAGGAATTGGTGTAGCTGCAAAGCGTTTACTGCGTTGGGGAGTTGCACTTTTAGGACTTCAAGTTTCTTTGTCAACAGTACTTGGGCTAGGGTGGGGAGTCATTATAACAGATATCTGCGCCGTATCCATTACTTTTGTTGCGACTTTCTTCCTCGGACGTTTGTTAGGTATTGATGAGGATTTAGTTACACTCATTGCCTCTGGATTTTCAATTTGTGGCGCTGCTGCTGTTGCTGGAATCCAAGGTACTGTCAAGGCAACCGAAGAAAAAGTGGCTGCTGCCGTCGCATTGGTCGTTCTGTTTGGAACAATTATGATTGGTGTTGGTCCTCTTATTTATCATTTGCTTGGTATGAGTTTAGGAAATGGTGCCACTCTTATCGGAGGTTCAACTCATGAAGTCGCTCAGGCTGCTGCTGCCGCTGGAATTGCTGGTGGTGGTGCATTATTAACTACTGCAATCTTAGTCAAACTCTTTAGAGTCGCCTTACTTGCTCCAGTTGTTTTTTTACTCGGAATTTTCCGTCGTAAAGAAGTTGAGATTATTGATAAACATGAACTCTATCAAGAGGGCACAAAAGTTAAACGTCCTGCCCTTTTACCTTTGTTTGTTGTTGGATTTATTATCCTGATGTTTATTGCAACACTCAATGTCATTCCAAAACCTATTGCTGCAAATATCAAGTTGCTCCAACAATTTTTTCTTACTACTGCAATGTTTGCACTAGGTCTTGGGGTTCATATCAAATCTCTACGAAAACTTGGCTTTAAACCGCTACTTCTTGGTTTATTCAGTACCATTATCATTATTTTAGTGGTGTTGGTTTGTATTTCTTTGGGACTTGGGGCGCGGATTTAA
- the lysS gene encoding lysine--tRNA ligase, with amino-acid sequence MKVRREKMENLREAGIDPFGHKFTRTHNSAELHAAYDDKTKEELHEFELQGVVAGRLMTKRGKGKVGFAHLQDREGQIQLYVRKDEVGDENYEIFKKADLGDFLGVEGEIMKTDMGELSIKAKKVTFLSKALRPLPEKFHGLTDTETRYRKRYLDLISNRESFERFLTRSKIISEIRRYMDGRGYLEVETPVLHNEAGGAAAKPFYTHHNALDFDMALRIALELYLKRLIVGGMEKVYEIGRVFRNEGMDQTHNPEFTMLESYEAYADFNDIMDLTEGIFQHVAKTIVGKEVIEYNGKEINVGGKYRRVHMVDAIKESTGVDFWQEMTFDEAVKLAEQHDIHVEKHFTIGHIINEFFEKYIEETLIQPTFVFGHPKEISPLAKMNKEDPRFTDRFEFFIDGHEFANAFSELNDPIDQLERFEAQARDKELGDDEATGIDYDYVEALEHGMPPTGGLGIGIDRLVMLFTGTTSIRDVLLFPTMK; translated from the coding sequence ATGAAAGTCCGTCGCGAAAAAATGGAAAATCTGCGCGAAGCAGGAATTGACCCATTTGGACATAAATTTACACGTACACATAACTCTGCTGAACTCCACGCAGCATATGATGACAAAACCAAAGAAGAGCTTCATGAGTTTGAACTTCAAGGAGTCGTTGCTGGTCGTTTGATGACAAAACGTGGAAAAGGGAAAGTTGGTTTTGCCCATCTCCAAGACCGTGAAGGCCAGATTCAACTCTATGTCCGCAAAGATGAAGTCGGCGATGAAAACTACGAAATCTTTAAAAAAGCGGATCTCGGGGATTTTCTTGGTGTTGAGGGCGAAATCATGAAGACTGATATGGGCGAACTTTCGATTAAAGCAAAAAAGGTTACTTTCCTTTCTAAAGCCCTTCGCCCACTTCCAGAAAAATTTCATGGTTTGACCGATACTGAAACACGCTATCGCAAACGTTATTTAGACTTGATTTCAAATCGTGAAAGTTTTGAACGCTTCTTGACCCGTTCAAAAATCATTAGCGAAATTCGTCGTTACATGGATGGTCGTGGTTATCTTGAAGTAGAAACTCCCGTTTTGCACAATGAAGCTGGTGGTGCTGCTGCGAAACCATTTTACACCCACCATAATGCTTTGGACTTTGATATGGCGCTGCGTATTGCCTTGGAACTTTACCTAAAACGTCTGATTGTCGGTGGCATGGAAAAAGTCTATGAAATTGGGCGAGTTTTCCGCAATGAAGGAATGGACCAAACACATAATCCTGAGTTTACCATGCTTGAGAGTTATGAGGCTTATGCCGATTTTAATGATATCATGGATTTAACAGAAGGCATTTTCCAACACGTTGCTAAAACGATTGTCGGCAAAGAAGTCATCGAGTACAATGGCAAAGAAATCAATGTCGGCGGCAAATATCGTCGTGTCCACATGGTCGATGCCATCAAAGAATCTACAGGCGTGGACTTCTGGCAAGAAATGACTTTTGATGAAGCGGTCAAATTGGCGGAGCAACACGATATTCATGTCGAAAAACATTTCACAATTGGGCATATCATTAATGAATTTTTCGAGAAATATATTGAAGAAACATTAATTCAGCCGACTTTCGTTTTTGGTCATCCAAAAGAAATCTCGCCGCTTGCCAAGATGAACAAAGAAGATCCACGTTTCACTGATCGTTTTGAGTTTTTCATTGATGGACATGAATTTGCCAATGCTTTTAGCGAGTTAAATGATCCGATTGACCAGCTTGAACGCTTTGAGGCTCAAGCTCGTGATAAAGAATTGGGTGATGACGAAGCAACAGGCATTGACTATGATTATGTTGAAGCTCTTGAGCATGGTATGCCACCGACAGGCGGACTCGGTATCGGGATTGACCGTTTGGTCATGCTTTTCACAGGTACAACTTCAATCCGTGACGTTTTACTCTTCCCAACAATGAAATAA
- a CDS encoding LysR family transcriptional regulator — MFSLFKTFVAVYETKSFTRAAQQLYFSQPTVTVRIKKLEEELGTSLFFRGKNHEVIPSEAANQLYSRVVDLLEQWSKIERELQQNTSKRQSFKVAVSHSVAGSVMPQIFQEFMPEINHLEMEISTFNSDKVFDLVSNHELHLGIIEKPLMGARTNTFPIYDDELVLAGNLESDLFFIREKGSGVNHYTEQFLKECESIPKNIVTMNSNELIVNHLNAGLGASIISKRFIDNEIPFVRLGEKYKRVFYGVTYLDEHQPSIKKLTERIRKLGMKSKED; from the coding sequence ATGTTTTCATTATTTAAAACTTTTGTTGCAGTGTATGAGACTAAAAGCTTCACTCGTGCAGCACAACAGCTCTATTTCTCGCAGCCAACGGTTACGGTGCGAATCAAAAAACTAGAAGAAGAACTAGGTACTTCCCTTTTCTTCAGAGGAAAAAATCATGAAGTTATCCCAAGCGAAGCGGCAAACCAGCTCTACAGCAGGGTTGTAGATTTACTGGAGCAATGGTCAAAAATAGAGCGGGAGCTCCAGCAGAACACTTCTAAACGACAGTCATTTAAAGTTGCAGTATCTCATAGTGTGGCTGGCAGTGTAATGCCTCAAATTTTTCAAGAATTTATGCCAGAGATTAATCATTTAGAGATGGAAATTTCAACTTTTAATTCAGATAAAGTTTTTGATTTAGTTTCTAATCATGAGTTGCATTTGGGAATTATTGAAAAACCTTTGATGGGAGCGCGGACTAACACTTTTCCTATTTATGATGACGAGTTGGTACTTGCAGGGAATCTTGAATCGGATTTATTTTTTATTCGTGAAAAAGGTTCTGGGGTCAACCATTATACAGAACAATTTTTGAAAGAGTGTGAGAGTATTCCGAAAAACATCGTTACAATGAACAGTAACGAGTTGATTGTTAACCATCTGAATGCTGGACTTGGTGCTTCAATCATATCAAAACGCTTTATTGATAATGAAATTCCCTTTGTAAGACTAGGAGAGAAATATAAGCGGGTATTTTATGGTGTGACTTATCTTGATGAGCACCAACCTTCTATAAAAAAATTAACCGAGCGTATTAGAAAACTAGGAATGAAATCAAAAGAAGATTGA